TGGTCCGCAACGCCTCCGACGCGGTAGCACTCGCAGCCTGCATTCCGTGCGACCGTAGCGAGATACGCAAAGAGGTCAGGGCGAACCTTGTCATTCAAGATTGGCGTTCGATCTTTGGTGCTGAAGATCACATGAATCACAACAAGGGCAAGCGATCGCGGCACAGCGGAAATTATAGGGCGGGCCTTCAGCCCTACACATTTCCCACCTCGCGTTCAAGGGGCGTTGCCCCTCGCTGGTATAGGGTCGCGTCTTCGGCGCTCAACCCCATGGCGATCCTAACCTTCACCGCTTCGCTCTGCTTCACAGCTTCGGGCTGCAAATCTCCCGCGCCGAAACCTTCGCCTACCGCGTCGGCATCGCAATACCCTGCGCGCCCCAACATCACGCCACCCTACGTGAAGCTCTTCCACAAGACCGATGACTCGCTCACACTCGTCGTCGATGAAGACGTGACCGACACACAACTCGCCGCACTGCTTTGGGAACTACACGACGCTGCGAAGGCACACACCTTTGACAGCATCGGCATCCCGCAAGCCTTCGTCGACAAGCGCGACCCCATCGTGTGGATGCACATCTATCGCGGCGCCAAGTGCGCCAGCGAGAAGTACACCAACGGAAAGTATCCCTGCGGCGCAAGCTATCACGGCGCCGCCGACTACACCTTCGGCGGCTTCACGCATAAAGACCGTGACGACGGTGTCGTCATCTCCAACGGAAAAGAAACACACCTCTGGGACCCAAACACTCAACACTAACCGTCCGCCTTCTGGACCCTGAACCCTGGAACCTGGACCCTCGCACTTATGCTGCACACATTCATCGCACTCGTAGACGACAAGCCCGGCGTGCTGACGCGCGTCGCTTCCCTCTTCCGCCGCCTCAACATCAACATCGTCTCGCTCACAGTTGGTGAGAGCGAGCGCAACGACGCCTCGCGCATGACCATCGTCTGCGAAGCACCGGAGCAGGCCGCACACCGCATCAAGGCCTCGCTCTACAAGCTTGAGAACACCATCCACGTGGATGAGGTCGATCGCTCCGCCGCCGTCGTGCGCGAACTCTGCCTCATCAAGGTCGCTGCCGGCCCACGCACACCGCACGGCGTTCACTCGCGCTCACAGATCTTCGAGCTCGCCACCGTCTTCCGCGCGCGCGTCGTCGATCTCGCGCCCGAGAGCATCATGCTCGAGATGACCGGCTCGGCCTCGAAGATCGAGGGCCTGCTGCAGGTGCTGCGCGAAAGCTCCTACGAAGTCCTCGAAGTCTCGCGTACGGGCCGCATGGCCATGCGTCGTGGACACCACGGCGGCCGCGTCTTCAAGGCGCTCGGCCTGCGCAAAGACCTCTCCCCCGCCGAGTTCCCTGCCGTCGATCACGATGTCGATCCCGACGCGCTCCCGCTCGACGACATGCTTCCGAACCAATTCGACGAGTAGGGATCGATCAATATGGAACATCTGTACTTTCGCGCGTTCACACTCACCGTCACGTTGTTCGGCATCGCTGTCGTCTACGTAGCGGGTGTGCGTGCACGTAAGGCAGAAGCTGCTCGACTAGCCAACATGATTGCAACAGATAAGCCGCAATCCGAGCAGCAGCGTACCGCTCCCTGGGCACGCGGTACACACGTCGCGTTGGGTCTAGCAGCGTTCTATCTACTCTTCTTCAGACTCATCAGTCTTGCACCACCATTTGTTTGGCAGCAAGACGGTGGCCCAATTCTGATGAGCTTGTCTTTTCTGTTCTTAGGCCCGTTTATCGCTGGCTTCATCACCGTATCCAAATCAAATAAAGAAGCCGCATGGCCGTTTCGGTTTTGGATCCTTGCGCCTTGGATTCCAATCGGGCTCAATATTCTTCTCGCAATCAGCTTTGCATGGGAAGGCACCATCTGCGTCATCTTCATCCTGCCGCCTGCTCTCTTTTCGTCATCGCTTGGTGGTATCGCGGCTGGAGTGTTCCATGAGCGCTCGCAGAAGCGCATCAAGAATCGAACACTGTATTGCGCGGCCGCGTTGCCTCTCTTGCTTGCAGTTGTAGAAACCTACGTTCACCAACCGCTTCAAACTCGAACAGTAGACACTTCGATTATCATTCATGCGCCTGTTGCAACAGTCTGGAAGAACATTGAACGTGTTCCAGCTATCTCTCCTTCAGAGCTTCGACGCTCTTGGGCTAACACCATCGGCTTTCCTCGTCCCGTTGAAGCCACCCTATCGCACGAGGGCGTGGGTGGCGTACGAAACGCCAGCTTTGAGCGCGGATTGAACTTCACCGAAACCATCACGGAATGGGTTCCTAACGAACGGATCGTATTCACCATTCAGGCGGATACATCGGCTATTCCAAGCACAACACTCGATGAGCATGTCACAGTCGGAGGGCGTTTCTTCGACGTCCTCACCGGCGAATATGATCTTCACCCCTTGCCGAACGGCGAGGTGATGCTTCATCTCAGCAGCCGCGAAAGACTCTCTACCGACTTCAACGCGTACGCTGCGCTTTGGTCAGATGCCGTGATGCATGACATGCAGTCGAACATTCTTCACGTGATTCGTAATCGTTGCGAATCGAAATCTTCGGAAGCGAATGTCGGGTTTCCCACTCGCCCTTCGACTCGATAAAATCAAAATCAACCACTTGTAGAAAGAGAAAATCATGGCAAAGACTTACCACGACAACGACGCAGACCTCGCACTCATCCAGGGCAAGAAGGTTGCCGTCATCGGTTACGGCTCGCAGGGCCACGCACACGCGCTCAACCTCAAGGACTCCGGCGTTGACGTCAAGATCGGCCTCCGCCCCGGCTCTGCTTCGGCCAAGAAGGCTGAGCTCGTCGGCCTCGAAGTGGTCAGCGTAAAAGACGCAGCCGAGTGGGCTGACGTAATCATGGTCCTCGTTCCCGACCAGACCGCTGCGGCCGTCTACGAAGAGATCGCGCCCGGCCTGAAGGCTGGCAACACGCTGATGTTCGCGCACGGCTTCAACATCCGCTTCCGCACCATCAACCCGCCGGCAGACGTGGACGTTTCGCTCGTGGCGCCGAAGTCGCCCGGCCACCGCGTACGCGAAGTCTTCACCGAAGGCGGCGGCGTCCCGGGCCTCGTCGCCGTGGAGCAGGATGCTTCGGGCAACGCGCTCGCACTCGCTCTCTCCTACGCCAAGGGCATCGGCTGCACCCGTGCAGGCGTGCTGGAAACCACCTTCACCGAAGAGACCGAGACCGACCTCTTCGGCGAGCAGGCTGTGCTCTGCGGCGGCGCTGCAGCGCTCGTCAAGTGCGGCTTTGAGGTGCTGACCGAGGCTGGCTACCAGCCCGAGCTCGCGTACTTCGAAGTACTGCACGAGCTCAAGCTTATCGTCGACCTCATGTACCGCGGCGGCCTCGAGTACATGAACTACTCGGTCTCCGACACCGCTGAGTGGGGCGGCTATGAAGCGCAGGCATACATCGTCACGCCCGAGACGAAGAACAAGATGAAGGAGCTGCTCGCCAACATTCAGAGCGGCAAGTTCGCCGAGAAGTTCATCAACGAGAACAAGACCGGCCGCAAGGAGCTCGATGCTTACCGCAAGGCTGAAGCATCGCACCCGATCGAAAAGGTCGGCGGCGCACTCCGCGCAGCCATGCCCTTCCTCGATCCGCTCAAGGTCGAGAACGGCACCGTCGTCAAGGCGTAACCCACTCGCAACATCGCAAAGGCCCGGCATATCGCCGGGCCTTTTGCTGGCCTCGCGCATAGCCTATGATGGCGCTAGCGTTATCCAGGAGCACACACACATGCCGCAGCAAACTCTCACCACTCTTCGCCGCGCTCTACTCGCTGGCTGCATGTCTCTCGCGCTCCCGCTCGCTGGCTGCAACTACACCAACACCGCCGACACGCGCATCAAGGACGAGCAGCTCATCCGTACCGCGGATGCCAAGTGGTCCATCGCCGCCAGCGAACACAACATCGACGCAACGATGGCGCCCTACACCGACGACGCCATGCTGCTCGCCCCCGACGAAGCCGTCGCCACCACGCCTGACGCCATCCGCGACTCGTGGACCAAGACCTTCGCCGCGCTGTCTTCGCTCTCCTGGGAGATCACGCGCATCGAAGTCGCGCGCTCCGGCGACCTTGCCTACCTCACCGGCAAGTGGACCGCCATGCTTCCCGACAAGAAGACGCAGATCACCGGCAAGCTCCTCGAGGTCTGGCACAAGCAGCCCGACGGCTCGTGGAAGTGCATCGCCGACACGTACAACAATGACGCTCCCGCAAAGTAATCGGTGGCTCTATCGAAAGACACGCGCATCAGGCTAATATGTTCCGCGTCGCACACAACACGCGACGCATCGAACACACTATGAGCACTGCACGCGCACTACGTCTTCACGCATTCGGCCTCGACAATCTCACACTCGAAGAAATCACACTCCCTGCACTCGGTCCGCTGGACGTACACGTGCGCTTCCACGCAGCATCGCTGAATTATCGCGACCTCATGGTCGTGCTCGGCGACTACAACCCCAAGCTCGCCATGCCCCGCATCCCCGGCTCCGACGCCGCAGGCGAAGTCGTCGCCGTCGGCCACGCCGTCACGTCGCTGAAGCCCGGCGACCGCGTCGCCTCGCTCTTCTTCCAGCAGTGGGAGGAAGGCCAGATCAACGCAGCCACCGGCAAGTCCGCGCTCGGCGGCCCCATCGATGGAGTCTTCGCCACCGAGCGCGTGATGCCCGCCAGCGGCCTCATCCGCATCCCCAACACACTCTCGTGGGACGAAGCCGCAACGCTGCCCTGCGCCGCTCTCACCGCATGGAACGCGCTCGTCGAGAAAGGCCAGCTCCGCGCCGGTGAAACCGTCCTCGTGCTCGGCACCGGCGGCGTCAGCATCTTCGCGCTGCAGATCGCCAAAGCCCACGGCGCTCGCGTCATCGTCACCAGCTCATCCGATGACAAGCTCGCACGCGCCAAAGCACTCGGCGCCGATGAACTCATCAACTACCGCACCACCCCCGACTGGGAAAACGAAGTCATCCGCCTCACGCACGGCATCGGTGTCGATCACGTCATCGAAGTCGGTGGCGCAGGCACGCTGCAGCGCTCGTTGAAGGCCGTCCGCGTCGCCGGACAGATCCACCTCATCGGTGTGCTCACCGGCAAGGGCGCCACCATCGACCCCACACCGATCCTCGGCCGCTCCATCCGCATCAACGGCGTCTACGTCGGCTCGCGCGGCATGTTCGAACGCATGCTCGCGGCCTTTGCGCAGAACAACATCCGCCCCGTCTTTGACCGCGTCTTCACCATCGATGAGTACCGCGCCGCCTTCGAGCAAATGCAGCACGGCGCGCACTTCGGCAAGATCGTACTCTCGCTCGCCTAACCTCGACCGCATCACCACCAACGGCGCACAGCCGCGACTTTTCCCGCAAAGTGTAGTCTGAACTTGCAGGACAATCGCGCTGTGCGCCGACTCGTCGTGCACCGCTTGTCCTACCTGCTGGTCTTGGAGGACTGTTCATGCGTCGCCTCACTCTTGCTCTCGTCGCCTGCACTCTGGCTGCGCCCACACTCGCGCAAACTGCGACGAAGACCGCAGCAGATTCACACGCTGGTAAGAAGCTCGTACCCGCACGTCGCTGCCTCGTCTACGAAGACGATCCTGAAGCGATGCCTGCCGCATCCGCGCCCACAAAGGCCCTCGCAACAGCGCCCGCCGCCGACTCTACCGTGCATCCGATCGTGCTGCCAGCCAGGTCCACACGTGCCGTTGCAGCCACGACGAAGACAGCACCGACGACGAAGGCAGCGCCGACGAATTCAGCATCGACGGCGAAGCCCGCACCATCGCACAGGCCCGTTGCCACCATCGTCGCCGCAAACCACCTGCCGCCGCGCCCCACAGCATCGCGCCCCGTGGCCGCATCAGCAGCGGACGCCCCCGTGGCTCCCGCGCCCTACTCCGCGAACCCGATCCAGCAGCTTCGCGGCAACGCACGAGTGCTGCTCCTCTTCGCGCCTTCGCTTGAAGCTCCTGACATGCAAACGGAAGTCGCGATGCTCGAGCGCCATCAACTCGAACTCACCCACCGCAATACCGTGCTCGTGCCCATCCTCGGCAAAGACTCCAACACCTACATCTTCAACGGTGAATTCATCCGCCCCGGCACACCCGCAGACCTCGCCTCCGCACGCGACAAGTTCGGCATCAAGCCCAACCAGTTCGCCATCGTGCTCCTCGACGAAGATGGCATCGAGCGCACGCGCTGGCTCGTCCCGGTTTCGGCCTCTGACCTCGATGATCAGATCGACGTGATCGATGAAGACGCAGGCGTCGTCCACTCACTGCACGATAAGCAATAGAAGCAACGCCAAGCAGTAGAGGCAACGCCGAGCAGTAGAGGCAACGCCGGGCAGTAGAGGCAACGCCGAGCAGTAGAAGCAGAGTCAGGCAGTAGAAGCAGTGCCTCGACAACATCGATATTTGCGCAGACATTCTTGATGCTTCGAACTTACCTTCACAGCGATCAGGCTTTCTGCGCGTTCGCTTGCGCATCCAACTCCGCATGAAGAC
Above is a genomic segment from Granulicella cerasi containing:
- the ilvC gene encoding ketol-acid reductoisomerase, which encodes MAKTYHDNDADLALIQGKKVAVIGYGSQGHAHALNLKDSGVDVKIGLRPGSASAKKAELVGLEVVSVKDAAEWADVIMVLVPDQTAAAVYEEIAPGLKAGNTLMFAHGFNIRFRTINPPADVDVSLVAPKSPGHRVREVFTEGGGVPGLVAVEQDASGNALALALSYAKGIGCTRAGVLETTFTEETETDLFGEQAVLCGGAAALVKCGFEVLTEAGYQPELAYFEVLHELKLIVDLMYRGGLEYMNYSVSDTAEWGGYEAQAYIVTPETKNKMKELLANIQSGKFAEKFINENKTGRKELDAYRKAEASHPIEKVGGALRAAMPFLDPLKVENGTVVKA
- a CDS encoding SRPBCC family protein, with product MEHLYFRAFTLTVTLFGIAVVYVAGVRARKAEAARLANMIATDKPQSEQQRTAPWARGTHVALGLAAFYLLFFRLISLAPPFVWQQDGGPILMSLSFLFLGPFIAGFITVSKSNKEAAWPFRFWILAPWIPIGLNILLAISFAWEGTICVIFILPPALFSSSLGGIAAGVFHERSQKRIKNRTLYCAAALPLLLAVVETYVHQPLQTRTVDTSIIIHAPVATVWKNIERVPAISPSELRRSWANTIGFPRPVEATLSHEGVGGVRNASFERGLNFTETITEWVPNERIVFTIQADTSAIPSTTLDEHVTVGGRFFDVLTGEYDLHPLPNGEVMLHLSSRERLSTDFNAYAALWSDAVMHDMQSNILHVIRNRCESKSSEANVGFPTRPSTR
- a CDS encoding DUF4174 domain-containing protein, which codes for MRRLTLALVACTLAAPTLAQTATKTAADSHAGKKLVPARRCLVYEDDPEAMPAASAPTKALATAPAADSTVHPIVLPARSTRAVAATTKTAPTTKAAPTNSASTAKPAPSHRPVATIVAANHLPPRPTASRPVAASAADAPVAPAPYSANPIQQLRGNARVLLLFAPSLEAPDMQTEVAMLERHQLELTHRNTVLVPILGKDSNTYIFNGEFIRPGTPADLASARDKFGIKPNQFAIVLLDEDGIERTRWLVPVSASDLDDQIDVIDEDAGVVHSLHDKQ
- a CDS encoding zinc-dependent alcohol dehydrogenase family protein, which codes for MSTARALRLHAFGLDNLTLEEITLPALGPLDVHVRFHAASLNYRDLMVVLGDYNPKLAMPRIPGSDAAGEVVAVGHAVTSLKPGDRVASLFFQQWEEGQINAATGKSALGGPIDGVFATERVMPASGLIRIPNTLSWDEAATLPCAALTAWNALVEKGQLRAGETVLVLGTGGVSIFALQIAKAHGARVIVTSSSDDKLARAKALGADELINYRTTPDWENEVIRLTHGIGVDHVIEVGGAGTLQRSLKAVRVAGQIHLIGVLTGKGATIDPTPILGRSIRINGVYVGSRGMFERMLAAFAQNNIRPVFDRVFTIDEYRAAFEQMQHGAHFGKIVLSLA
- the ilvN gene encoding acetolactate synthase small subunit, which codes for MLHTFIALVDDKPGVLTRVASLFRRLNINIVSLTVGESERNDASRMTIVCEAPEQAAHRIKASLYKLENTIHVDEVDRSAAVVRELCLIKVAAGPRTPHGVHSRSQIFELATVFRARVVDLAPESIMLEMTGSASKIEGLLQVLRESSYEVLEVSRTGRMAMRRGHHGGRVFKALGLRKDLSPAEFPAVDHDVDPDALPLDDMLPNQFDE
- a CDS encoding YybH family protein, which encodes MPQQTLTTLRRALLAGCMSLALPLAGCNYTNTADTRIKDEQLIRTADAKWSIAASEHNIDATMAPYTDDAMLLAPDEAVATTPDAIRDSWTKTFAALSSLSWEITRIEVARSGDLAYLTGKWTAMLPDKKTQITGKLLEVWHKQPDGSWKCIADTYNNDAPAK